From a single Vitis vinifera cultivar Pinot Noir 40024 chromosome 18, ASM3070453v1 genomic region:
- the LOC100252330 gene encoding cytochrome P450 CYP82D47, producing the protein MFCMKVKEKIFFEARNIPSKFDFSFNDWIFLFVGVTIMDFLLQCLNPVMVGAFAILVLSYHLLLWRTGAGKSRMAPEASGAWPIIGHLHLLGGSKNLPHLLFGTMADKYGPVFSIRLGLKRAVVVNSWEMAKECFTTHDLALASRPEVEAAKYLGYNYAMFAFSPHGAYWREVRKIATLELLSNRRLELLKNVRISEVETCMKELYKLWAEKKNEAGVVLVDMKEWFGHLTLNVILMMVAGKRYFGYTGESKEKEAQQCRKAIREFFRLWGLFVVSDAIPFFGWLDVGGHLKAMKKTAKELDGIAQEWLEEHRQRKDSGEADGNQDFMDVTLSILGGRDITDYDADTINKATALILIGGGTDTTSATLTWVISLLLNNPDVLRKAQEELDAHVGKERLVNEMDISKLVYLQAIVKETLRINPTAPLSGPRQFIQDSILGGYHISKGTRLILNLTKIQRDPRVWLNPMEFQPDRFLTTHKDVDVRGKQFELTPFGGGRRICPGAVFALQVLHLTLANFLHRFQLSTPSDAPVDMSESFGLTNIKSTPLEVLISPRLASYDLYE; encoded by the exons ATGTTTTGCATGAAAGTTAAggagaaaattttctttgagGCGAGGAACATTCCTTCAAAGTTCGATTTTAGTTTCAatgattggatttttttatttgtg GGTGTGACTATAATGGATTTTCTTCTCCAATGCCTAAACCCTGTCATGGTTGGAGCGTTTGCAATACTCGTCCTCTCATACCACCTGTTATTATGGAGGACTGGAGCTGGTAAGAGCAGAATGGCACCTGAAGCTTCTGGTGCATGGCCCATAATAGGTCACCTGCACCTGTTAGGTGGATCTAAGAATTTGCCTCACTTACTTTTTGGAACCATGGCCGACAAGTATGGACCAGTATTCAGCATCCGGCTGGGATTAAAAAGAGCTGTGGTGGTGAATAGTTGGGAGATGGCCAAGGAATGCTTCACCACCCATGACCTGGCTCTGGCCTCCCGTCCTGAGGTTGAGGCCGCCAAATATTTGGGATATAACTATGCCATGTTTGCTTTCTCTCCTCACGGTGCATACTGGCGTGAAGTGCGTAAGATAGCTACTCTAGAGCTACTCTCGAATCGCCGGCTAGAATTGCTGAAGAATGTCCGAATCTCAGAGGTGGAGACATGCATGAAGGAACTATACAAGCTTTGGGCAGAGAAGAAAAACGAAGCGGGCGTTGTTTTGGTGGACATGAAGGAATGGTTTGGGCACTTGACTCTGAACGTGATTCTTATGATGGTTGCTGGAAAACGATATTTCGGTTATACAGGCGAAAGTAAAGAGAAAGAGGCCCAGCAGTGCCGGAAAGCGATTAGGGAATTCTTTCGTTTGTGGGGACTCTTTGTGGTGTCAGATGCCATTCCTTTTTTTGGATGGCTTGACGTGGGTGGACATCTGAAAGCCATGAAGAAGACTGCAAAAGAACTGGACGGTATTGCTCAGGAATGGTTAGAGGAACACCGGCAGCGAAAAGATTCTGGTGAAGCTGATGGTAACCAGGACTTCATGGACGTGACGCTGTCCATTCTGGGTGGTAGAGACATTACTGATTATGATGCTGATACCATCAACAAAGCTACAGCCCTG ATTCTGATTGGAGGAGGCACTGACACTACATCTGCTACTTTAACATGGGTCATCTCACTTTTATTAAACAATCCAGATGTATTAAGAAAAGCCCAAGAAGAATTGGATGCTCATGTTGGTAAAGAAAGACTAGTAAATGAAATGGATATAAGCAAGTTGGTCTACCTTCAAGCAATTGTTAAAGAGACATTGAGGATAAATCCAACAGCTCCACTTTCAGGACCGCGTCAATTCATCCAAGATTCTATTTTAGGGGGTTACCATATCTCAAAAGGCACTCGTCTTATATTGAACCTTACCAAGATCCAAAGAGACCCAAGAGTATGGTTGAATCCAATGGAGTTCCAACCAGATAGATTCCTCACCACCCATAAAGATGTTGATGTTAGAGGTAAACAATTTGAGTTGACACCATTTGGAGGTGGAAGAAGAATTTGCCCTGGAGCAGTTTTTGCCCTTCAAGTGCTACACTTAACATTAGCCAACTTCCTGCATAGATTTCAACTTTCAACTCCATCAGATGCACCGGTTGATATGAGCGAGAGTTTTGGATTAACAAACATCAAATCCACTCCACTTGAAGTTCTTATCTCCCCACGCTTGGCTTCTTATGATCTTTATGAGTAG
- the LOC109121583 gene encoding cytochrome P450 CYP82D47 gives MYFLLQYLNITTVGVFATLFLSYCLLLWRSRAGNKKIAPEAAAAWPIIGHLHLLAGGSHQLPHITLGNMADKYGPVFTIRIGLHRAVVVSSWEMAKECSTANDQVSSSRPELLASKLLGYNYAMFGFSPYGSYWREMRKIISLELLSNSRLELLKDVRASEVVTSIKELYKLWAEKKNESGLVSVEMKQWFGDLTLNVILRMVAGKRYFSASDASENKQAQRCRRVFREFFHLSGLFVVADAIPFLGWLDWGRHEKTLKKTAIEMDSIAQEWLEEHRRRKDSGDDNSTQDFMDVMQSVLDGKNLGGYDADTINKATCLTLISGGSDTTVVSLTWALSLVLNNRDTLKKAQEELDIQVGKERLVNEQDISKLVYLQAIVKETLRLYPPGPLGGLRQFTEDCTLGGYHVSKGTRLIMNLSKIQKDPRIWSDPTEFQPERFLTTHKDVDPRGKHFEFIPFGAGRRACPGITFGLQVLHLTLASFLHAFEFSTPSNEQVNMRESLGLTNMKSTPLEVLISPRLSSCSLYN, from the exons ATGTATTTCCTTCTCCAATACCTAAACATCACCACGGTCGGAGTCTTTGCCACACTTTTCCTTTCCTACTGTCTATTATTATGGAGGTCTAGAGCTGGTAACAAAAAAATAGCACCTGAAGCTGCTGCTGCATGGCCCATAATCGGTCACCTACACCTGTTAGCTGGTGGTTCTCATCAGCTTCCCCACATAACCTTGGGAAACATGGCCGACAAATATGGACCGGTCTTCACAATTCGGATTGGGTTGCATCGAGCTGTGGTGGTAAGTTCTTGGGAGATGGCTAAAGAATGCTCGACCGCCAATGACCAGGTTTCATCCTCGCGTCCCGAACTTTTAGCCTCAAAACTTTTGGGCTACAACTACGCCATGTTTGGTTTCTCTCCATACGGTTCTTACTGGCGTGAAATGCGCAAGATAATCAGCCTAGAGCTACTCTCTAACAGCCGCTTAGAGCTGCTGAAGGACGTCCGAGCTTCAGAAGTGGTGACATCCATAAAAGAGCTATACAAGCTCTGggcagagaaaaaaaatgaatcggGCCTTGTCTCGGTGGAGATGAAGCAGTGGTTTGGAGACTTGACTCTGAACGTAATTCTTAGGATGGTGGCAGGGAAGCGTTATTTCAGTGCTTCAGATGCAAGTGAAAATAAACAGGCGCAGAGGTGCCGGAGAGTGTTCAGGGAATTCTTTCATTTGTCAGGGCTCTTTGTGGTGGCGGACGCTATTCCATTTCTTGGATGGCTCGACTGGGGGAGACAtgagaaaaccctaaagaagacAGCAATAGAAATGGACAGTATTGCTCAAGAATGGTTAGAGGAGCACCGTCGGAGGAAAGACTCCGGTGATGATAATAGTACGCAAGACTTCATGGATGTGATGCAGTCAGTTCTTGATGGCAAAAACCTTGGTGGTTACGACGCTGATACCATCAATAAAGCCACATGCCTG ACTCTAATCTCCGGAGGTAGCGACACAACTGTTGTCTCTCTAACATGGGCACTCTCTCTTGTACTAAACAACCGTGACACCTTAAAAAAAGCTCAAGAAGAATTAGACATCCAAGTTGGTAAGGAAAGATTAGTGAATGAACAAGATATAAGTAAGTTGGTCTATCTCCAAGCCATTGTTAAAGAGACATTACGGTTATATCCACCAGGACCACTTGGAGGACTACGCCAATTTACCGAGGATTGCACCTTGGGTGGATACCATGTCTCTAAAGGCACCCGTTTAATAATGAACCTTTCGAAGATCCAAAAGGATCCAAGAATTTGGTCAGATCCGACAGAATTCCAACCAGAGAGGTTTCTCACCACCCATAAAGATGTTGATCCTCGGGGAAAACATTTTGAGTTTATACCATTTGGAGCTGGTCGAAGAGCATGTCCAGGAATAACTTTTGGTCTTCAAGTATTACATTTAACATTGGCTAGTTTCTTACATGCGTTTGAATTTTCAACTCCATCAAATGAACAGGTCAATATGCGCGAGAGCCTTGGACTTACAAATATGAAATCTACCCCACTTGAAGTTCTCATTTCTCCACGCTTATCTTCTTGTAGTCTTTACAATTAA